The Mucilaginibacter mallensis genome has a segment encoding these proteins:
- a CDS encoding DUF5107 domain-containing protein, with amino-acid sequence MRKLVLLFFLCYCIPGFAQNNATINEYNKTFTTYPFSDPNPIPTYTNIYPYFRYDGFTDKPVQKEWKIVELENDYIKLMILPEIGGKIWSAVEKSTGKSFIYYNHAVKFRDIAMRGPWTSGGIEPNYGIIGHTPNSVTPVDYLTRKNEDGSVSCIISVLDLLTSTYWTMEINLPKDKAYFTTKSFWYNSNTIEEPYYHWMNTGIKVKGNLQYIFPGTHFLGHEGEHGDWPINKQNGKDVSLYENNNFGAYKSYHVFGKYTDFFGAYWHDDDFGMARYGGHEDKAGKKIWIWGLSQQGMIWEKQLTDTDGQYSEIQSGRLFNQTADKSTFTPFKHKSFAPNAADTWTEYWYPVLKTKGFVVANQYGALNVKYENGWLKLYLNPVQKLTDTLQVKDGDKIVYNNTVSLTPLNTFADSVKINVNADNLVVTLGGNKLVYDSKPDAGNISRPLDSPKDFDWNSAYGLYIQGAELIDQKMYPSAEIKLQAALQKDPNYLPALVKMAELQYHNMRYAEALQLTKKALSIDTYDGGANYYYGVINAQLGNTIDAEDGFDIAGLSMDYRSAAYNGLSSLHIKEKNWDKALEFASKALSFNKYDIAALETEAIAYRNKGEKENAGRVLDTILSFDQLNHFAQFEKYLLQPSKESKTAFTSMIRDEQPIETYLQLATDYYKMGCYAESEKVLQLSPENALIDYWLAFLENKTGRSYSTYLDKANNASPAFVFPYRSADEEVLLWAMQKGNNWQPKYYLALLYKDRNRIAESKKLFTACGNEPQFAPFYAARAAMVMGATDVTDLQKAVSLNKGEWRYCKLLTEYYIDHDQPANALATIEPFYKSHSENYIMGMLYAKALLLNKRYKPCTDLLSKIDILPFEGATIGRELYREAELMQAIDEMKAKRYASALTFITDAKKWPLNLGVGKPYQDNLDERLEDWMTYLCYQQSGQRKEANESLQAIVQFQPKIENTVSNFIPANDLAAAWAIEKLQGKASATNWLNAQVKQYPDNKIVAWCKQVFENKKSAKSDINDSGVRIIERLTD; translated from the coding sequence ATGCGAAAATTAGTTTTGTTATTTTTTCTCTGCTATTGTATCCCTGGTTTTGCGCAGAACAATGCGACTATCAACGAGTACAATAAAACGTTTACCACCTACCCGTTTTCGGATCCAAACCCTATACCCACGTATACCAATATCTATCCCTATTTCCGTTACGATGGTTTTACCGATAAACCGGTACAAAAGGAATGGAAAATAGTAGAGCTGGAAAACGATTATATCAAGCTGATGATATTGCCGGAGATAGGGGGCAAGATCTGGTCGGCCGTTGAAAAATCCACAGGGAAATCTTTTATTTATTATAACCATGCGGTTAAGTTCCGTGATATTGCCATGCGCGGCCCGTGGACGAGCGGTGGTATTGAGCCCAACTATGGTATTATCGGACATACGCCAAATTCTGTTACACCGGTTGATTATCTCACTCGTAAAAATGAGGATGGCAGCGTAAGCTGTATCATTAGTGTGCTTGACCTGCTCACCAGTACCTACTGGACGATGGAGATCAACCTGCCGAAGGATAAAGCGTACTTTACTACCAAATCATTCTGGTATAACTCAAACACAATTGAAGAGCCATACTATCACTGGATGAATACCGGGATAAAGGTAAAGGGCAATTTGCAATACATTTTCCCGGGTACGCATTTCCTGGGCCATGAGGGTGAGCATGGCGACTGGCCAATAAATAAGCAGAATGGCAAGGATGTTTCTTTGTATGAGAACAACAATTTTGGCGCTTACAAATCATACCACGTGTTCGGTAAATACACCGACTTTTTTGGCGCTTACTGGCACGATGATGATTTCGGTATGGCCCGTTATGGTGGTCACGAGGATAAAGCGGGGAAGAAGATCTGGATCTGGGGATTATCGCAACAAGGCATGATATGGGAAAAACAACTCACCGATACCGATGGGCAATATTCAGAAATTCAATCGGGCAGGTTATTTAACCAAACTGCTGATAAAAGTACTTTCACGCCATTTAAACACAAAAGCTTTGCACCCAATGCGGCTGATACCTGGACAGAATATTGGTACCCTGTTTTAAAAACCAAGGGTTTTGTAGTGGCTAATCAATATGGGGCGTTGAATGTGAAATATGAGAATGGTTGGTTAAAACTATATTTAAATCCTGTTCAAAAGTTAACCGATACGCTTCAGGTTAAAGATGGTGATAAGATTGTCTACAACAACACAGTTTCCTTAACTCCGCTTAACACATTTGCCGATTCTGTTAAAATTAATGTGAATGCAGATAACCTGGTAGTAACATTAGGCGGCAATAAGCTAGTTTATGATTCAAAACCTGATGCAGGCAATATTAGCAGACCACTGGATTCACCAAAGGATTTCGACTGGAATTCTGCTTACGGATTATATATCCAGGGTGCTGAGCTTATAGATCAGAAAATGTATCCATCCGCAGAAATAAAACTACAGGCAGCTTTACAGAAAGATCCGAACTACTTGCCTGCTTTAGTTAAAATGGCGGAGCTCCAATACCATAACATGCGTTATGCGGAGGCTTTGCAATTAACTAAAAAAGCATTGAGTATTGATACGTATGATGGTGGAGCTAATTACTACTATGGTGTAATTAACGCGCAATTGGGTAATACAATTGATGCTGAAGATGGCTTCGATATAGCAGGCCTGAGTATGGATTACCGGAGCGCCGCTTACAATGGCCTGAGCAGTTTACACATAAAAGAAAAGAACTGGGATAAAGCATTGGAGTTTGCTTCAAAAGCGCTTAGCTTTAATAAGTATGATATTGCCGCGTTAGAGACGGAAGCGATTGCTTATCGTAATAAGGGCGAAAAGGAAAATGCGGGTAGGGTGCTGGATACAATTTTGTCTTTTGACCAGCTTAACCACTTTGCGCAATTTGAAAAGTACCTGCTGCAACCATCAAAAGAAAGTAAAACGGCATTTACTTCCATGATCCGTGATGAGCAACCTATTGAAACTTATTTGCAATTAGCCACAGACTATTATAAAATGGGTTGCTATGCTGAAAGCGAAAAGGTTTTGCAACTATCACCTGAAAACGCGTTGATTGATTACTGGCTGGCATTTTTAGAGAATAAAACGGGAAGATCATATTCTACTTATTTAGATAAAGCCAATAATGCATCACCGGCATTTGTATTCCCATACCGTTCGGCTGACGAAGAAGTATTGCTTTGGGCGATGCAAAAAGGTAATAACTGGCAGCCTAAGTATTACCTGGCTTTATTATACAAGGACAGGAACCGCATAGCAGAAAGTAAAAAGCTGTTCACAGCCTGTGGTAATGAACCGCAATTTGCACCGTTTTATGCTGCCCGTGCCGCTATGGTTATGGGTGCAACAGATGTAACCGATCTGCAAAAAGCGGTAAGCTTAAACAAAGGCGAGTGGCGCTATTGTAAATTATTGACGGAATATTATATCGACCACGACCAGCCTGCCAATGCATTGGCTACTATTGAGCCATTCTATAAGTCGCACAGCGAAAATTATATAATGGGTATGCTATATGCAAAAGCGTTACTGCTAAACAAACGTTACAAACCATGTACCGATCTGTTATCGAAAATTGATATCCTGCCATTTGAAGGAGCTACTATTGGCCGTGAGTTGTACCGTGAGGCTGAGCTGATGCAGGCTATTGATGAGATGAAGGCAAAAAGATATGCATCGGCATTAACTTTTATTACTGATGCAAAAAAATGGCCGCTCAATTTAGGTGTGGGCAAACCTTATCAGGATAACCTGGATGAACGTTTAGAGGATTGGATGACTTACCTCTGCTACCAGCAATCAGGGCAGCGCAAGGAGGCCAATGAAAGCCTGCAAGCCATTGTGCAGTTTCAGCCTAAAATTGAGAATACGGTTAGCAATTTTATCCCGGCTAATGATCTGGCAGCTGCCTGGGCTATTGAGAAATTGCAGGGAAAAGCATCAGCAACAAATTGGCTGAATGCACAGGTAAAGCAATATCCTGATAATAAAATAGTAGCCTGGTGCAAACAAGTGTTTGAAAATAAAAAATCAGCAAAAAGTGATATAAATGACTCCGGAGTTCGTATAATTGAGCGGTTAACTGACTGA
- the cysQ gene encoding 3'(2'),5'-bisphosphate nucleotidase CysQ encodes MIFNINNDHKIDIDKLLAIAKQAGAGILKVYNDDPENSSVTYKADESPLTLADSVSHQIIAAGLAALTPEIPLLSEEGKNIPYEERKAWDYYWCVDPLDGTKEFIKRNGEFTVNIALIYKDKPVLGVIYVPVTGIMYFGGSKIGSWKIAADGGVKHLFLSPKIDNWTAVGSRTHSSDEEAALLAKYNVTNIISAGSSLKFCMIAEGSAQVYYRHGPTMEWDTAAGHAIAIYSGAYMAMPNGEPFVYNKPSLLNSSFICSISRVIAE; translated from the coding sequence ATGATATTCAATATAAATAACGACCATAAAATCGATATTGATAAACTGCTTGCCATTGCAAAACAGGCTGGTGCAGGCATATTAAAAGTGTATAACGATGACCCGGAGAATAGCTCGGTAACCTATAAGGCCGATGAATCGCCGCTTACGCTGGCCGATTCAGTTTCTCATCAAATTATTGCCGCCGGATTAGCTGCATTAACGCCTGAGATTCCGCTGTTATCCGAAGAAGGCAAGAATATTCCTTACGAAGAACGGAAAGCCTGGGATTATTACTGGTGCGTTGACCCATTGGACGGCACCAAAGAGTTTATTAAACGCAACGGTGAATTCACCGTGAACATCGCTTTGATCTATAAAGATAAGCCTGTTTTAGGTGTGATTTATGTGCCGGTAACCGGTATTATGTATTTTGGCGGCTCAAAGATCGGTAGCTGGAAGATAGCGGCTGACGGAGGGGTAAAACATCTTTTTTTATCCCCGAAAATTGATAACTGGACAGCTGTAGGCAGCCGTACACATTCATCGGATGAAGAAGCCGCTTTATTGGCAAAATATAATGTAACCAACATCATATCTGCAGGCAGCTCGCTAAAGTTTTGTATGATAGCCGAGGGAAGCGCCCAGGTCTATTACCGCCATGGCCCAACTATGGAGTGGGATACCGCAGCGGGCCATGCCATAGCTATTTACAGCGGGGCTTATATGGCTATGCCCAATGGCGAGCCCTTCGTTTACAACAAACCCTCATTACTCAACAGCAGCTTTATTTGCAGCATTAGCCGCGTAATTGCGGAGTGA
- a CDS encoding M60 family metallopeptidase has protein sequence MKKQWFITFFICSAIGNVYAQDKKDAITPANIIITPEKPLSAKDTVFRAQVAAWCDAQLKIEDYKKIKAHPSADNFPGKVKDGYVFTNRVVKIKHQKIRDKLVPIASKLDYSDQWANIMYSTGLYAVPGQYVEITIPASLKDKGVVVQIGCHSDRLNEWVAAKENWRRIPIIVKTQELKKVTTRVASPFGGLIYITASPRSADWEQDITIKHAVAAPLYKLDETTQQEWEAQLKNNKAPWGELASDNIILTIPDSVLQKVQHPDQVMKLWDLILEGEMDLAQIPQPFYRAERLVIDEHIGGGFMHSGYPIMVHHSPVKHMLSEDIIANPELLMQPSKGGANWGFFHEIGHDMQNMDWVFGGTTEVSNNLFSIYMFDRLMGGRDNAHGNIANAYTQKAMKKYFNDGVSYEKWQKDPFLGLITFRQLQEGFGWEAFKSFFREYQSMAAKDTTGSYANTEQKKLDLWVTTFSKVTGRNIAPFFEAWGLPVSPEAKKQVGGLEKWMPYNFPPVN, from the coding sequence CGGCAATAGGTAACGTTTATGCTCAGGATAAAAAGGATGCTATAACGCCTGCTAATATTATCATCACACCTGAAAAACCGCTGTCGGCTAAGGATACTGTATTTCGTGCCCAGGTTGCAGCGTGGTGCGATGCCCAATTAAAAATTGAAGATTACAAGAAAATAAAGGCGCACCCTTCGGCTGATAATTTTCCGGGTAAAGTAAAGGACGGTTATGTTTTTACAAACCGCGTGGTGAAAATAAAACACCAAAAAATAAGGGATAAGCTGGTACCTATTGCTTCAAAATTAGATTACTCCGACCAATGGGCCAACATTATGTACAGTACCGGGCTTTATGCCGTGCCGGGGCAATATGTTGAAATAACTATTCCGGCCAGTTTAAAAGATAAGGGCGTGGTAGTACAAATAGGTTGCCACTCGGACAGGCTTAATGAATGGGTAGCGGCTAAAGAAAATTGGCGAAGGATACCAATTATTGTAAAAACCCAGGAATTGAAGAAGGTAACTACCAGGGTGGCTTCTCCTTTCGGCGGGCTTATCTATATAACTGCTTCGCCACGCTCGGCTGATTGGGAGCAGGACATAACCATCAAACATGCCGTAGCGGCTCCGCTTTATAAATTAGATGAAACAACACAGCAAGAATGGGAAGCACAGCTTAAAAATAATAAAGCCCCATGGGGAGAGCTGGCATCGGATAATATTATATTGACTATTCCTGATTCCGTATTACAGAAAGTACAGCATCCTGACCAAGTGATGAAATTATGGGACCTTATTCTTGAAGGTGAAATGGACCTGGCGCAAATTCCGCAACCATTTTACAGGGCAGAACGCCTGGTTATTGATGAACATATCGGGGGCGGTTTTATGCATAGCGGGTATCCTATTATGGTGCATCACTCGCCCGTAAAACATATGCTTTCCGAAGATATCATAGCCAATCCTGAGCTGCTTATGCAACCGAGCAAGGGTGGGGCCAACTGGGGCTTTTTTCATGAAATTGGGCATGATATGCAAAATATGGATTGGGTATTTGGCGGTACTACAGAGGTGAGCAATAATCTGTTTTCGATCTATATGTTCGACCGTTTGATGGGTGGGCGCGATAATGCACACGGCAATATTGCTAATGCCTATACCCAAAAAGCTATGAAAAAATATTTCAACGATGGCGTCAGTTATGAAAAATGGCAGAAGGATCCGTTCTTAGGATTGATCACTTTCCGACAGCTGCAGGAAGGTTTTGGATGGGAAGCATTTAAAAGCTTTTTTCGCGAGTACCAATCAATGGCAGCTAAAGATACTACCGGCAGTTATGCCAATACCGAACAGAAGAAACTGGATCTGTGGGTAACCACATTTTCAAAAGTAACGGGAAGAAACATCGCTCCATTTTTTGAAGCATGGGGGCTTCCTGTTAGCCCAGAAGCAAAAAAACAAGTAGGTGGCCTTGAAAAATGGATGCCTTATAATTTTCCGCCAGTAAATTAA
- the cysC gene encoding adenylyl-sulfate kinase, with translation MGKEANIDKNGGVIWLYGISGAGKTTISKLLKEQLSQAGYLSIILDGDELRSGINNDLSFTQADRSENIRRVAEMAKLLAKNNILVICALITPLQEHRALARKIINENFYEIFINCPLEVCESRDVKGLYKLSRAKKIENFTGIDSGFEYANHADLVLLTADSTPQASMQILYDFLLKQF, from the coding sequence ATGGGGAAAGAGGCTAATATTGATAAGAATGGAGGCGTTATCTGGCTCTATGGCATCTCGGGCGCTGGTAAAACTACTATATCCAAATTACTTAAGGAGCAGCTTAGCCAGGCAGGCTATTTATCAATTATACTGGATGGTGATGAGTTAAGGAGTGGTATTAATAACGACCTTTCATTTACGCAGGCCGACAGATCAGAAAACATAAGGCGGGTGGCCGAGATGGCAAAACTGCTGGCAAAGAATAACATCCTGGTGATATGCGCCCTCATCACCCCGCTACAGGAACACAGGGCATTGGCCAGGAAGATCATCAATGAGAATTTCTACGAGATATTTATTAATTGCCCGCTGGAAGTATGTGAAAGCCGCGATGTGAAAGGCCTATACAAACTATCACGGGCAAAAAAGATCGAAAATTTCACCGGAATAGACTCCGGTTTTGAGTATGCAAATCATGCAGACCTGGTATTGCTAACTGCCGATTCTACCCCGCAGGCATCTATGCAGATATTGTATGATTTCCTGTTAAAGCAATTCTGA